From one Rhizobium rosettiformans genomic stretch:
- a CDS encoding recombinase family protein → MSLTRNPFMNEHPMTKKVLFYARYSTDRQNEVSIETQTELGKKFVADRGWTLCGVYSDSAISGTSFTSRPGIQQLLAHVKREQIDVVLCVNVDRLSRDVEHTSKILKDLNYHDCAIWTVEAGRAVTDMELHMRSTMSHELVEQGRTRTREGMKTAVRKGKATTCLSYGYKLSQQRDANGDRIKGLREIDPVKAEIVRGIFKDYVDGVSPAAIAQKLNELGIPGARTKYWRDTTIRGSVTDGTGILNNSLYVGKVVWNKQKFRKDPTTERRTSRANDRDEWEFGDKPELRIISDELWERAKQRQAESREEYDRHSTNRLNATHRPEYLLSRMLQCAECGGPYAISGKDRYSCTNRKKRLPIDELDGECCTNSKTITRHELEERVLNCLPVAFYSVDIFDRISKKMIAHEVAKLKNGPSRKAQVEAELAKIKAAQTSLMQQIQDRHAEGRPRLAILDDQLDDLELKREQLARDLAAVEEPAEDFQGKIEKLKAQFNPANIEIGIRKLIFLARNNADEAVKQRLMPIVRDLIQTVVIGKTPGHQPASLQVHGDIAHIMASMDAIDILQQQFIAAAQNDLMTRLASGEIDTEDKKNKLIDAYIDELSRKLPEWENLQVSVVAGAGFEPAAFRL, encoded by the coding sequence ATGTCTCTCACGCGCAATCCGTTTATGAATGAGCACCCAATGACCAAGAAAGTTTTGTTCTACGCCCGCTACTCGACCGACCGTCAGAACGAGGTCTCGATCGAGACCCAGACGGAACTCGGCAAGAAGTTCGTTGCCGACAGGGGCTGGACGCTGTGCGGCGTTTACTCCGACTCCGCAATCAGCGGAACCTCGTTCACCTCACGCCCCGGTATCCAGCAGCTTCTCGCGCATGTGAAGCGCGAACAGATCGATGTGGTGCTCTGCGTCAATGTCGACCGCCTGTCGCGCGATGTCGAGCACACCTCGAAGATCCTGAAGGATCTCAATTACCACGACTGCGCCATCTGGACCGTCGAAGCCGGCCGGGCGGTCACAGATATGGAACTGCACATGCGCTCCACCATGAGCCATGAACTCGTCGAGCAGGGCCGGACGCGCACCCGCGAGGGTATGAAGACGGCGGTCCGCAAGGGAAAGGCAACCACATGCCTCTCCTACGGCTATAAGCTCTCCCAGCAGCGCGATGCCAACGGTGACCGCATCAAGGGGCTGAGGGAGATCGATCCGGTCAAGGCCGAGATCGTGCGGGGGATCTTCAAGGATTACGTCGATGGCGTCTCGCCGGCCGCCATTGCACAGAAGCTGAACGAGCTGGGGATCCCGGGTGCACGGACCAAATACTGGCGCGACACCACCATCCGGGGCAGCGTCACTGACGGTACCGGCATCCTCAACAACTCCCTCTATGTGGGGAAAGTCGTCTGGAACAAGCAGAAGTTCCGCAAGGATCCGACGACAGAACGGCGAACCTCTCGTGCAAACGACCGGGACGAATGGGAGTTCGGGGACAAGCCTGAGCTGCGCATTATTTCGGATGAGCTGTGGGAACGGGCAAAGCAACGTCAGGCCGAAAGCCGGGAAGAGTATGACCGGCACTCGACCAACCGTCTCAACGCGACGCACCGTCCGGAGTATCTCCTCAGCCGGATGCTGCAATGTGCCGAGTGCGGCGGGCCCTACGCGATCAGCGGAAAGGACCGCTATAGCTGCACCAACCGCAAGAAGCGCCTGCCGATCGATGAGCTTGACGGGGAATGCTGCACCAACAGCAAGACGATCACCCGCCATGAACTGGAAGAGCGCGTCCTCAACTGCCTTCCGGTCGCCTTCTACTCGGTCGACATCTTCGACCGGATTTCGAAGAAGATGATCGCCCACGAGGTGGCCAAACTGAAGAACGGCCCCTCCCGCAAGGCGCAAGTGGAGGCTGAACTCGCAAAGATCAAGGCGGCACAAACGAGCCTGATGCAGCAGATCCAGGACCGGCACGCCGAAGGCCGGCCGCGGCTCGCCATCCTCGACGACCAACTCGACGACCTGGAACTGAAGCGCGAACAGCTCGCCCGAGATCTGGCGGCAGTCGAGGAGCCGGCAGAAGATTTCCAGGGGAAGATCGAGAAGCTGAAGGCGCAGTTTAACCCGGCAAACATCGAGATTGGGATCCGCAAACTCATCTTCCTCGCGCGCAACAACGCCGACGAAGCGGTCAAGCAGCGGCTGATGCCGATCGTGCGCGACCTCATCCAGACAGTCGTGATCGGCAAGACGCCTGGCCACCAGCCGGCAAGCCTGCAGGTGCATGGCGACATCGCCCACATCATGGCATCCATGGACGCGATCGATATCCTCCAGCAGCAGTTCATCGCAGCCGCTCAGAATGATCTGATGACGCGTCTGGCATCCGGCGAGATCGATACGGAGGACAAAAAGAACAAGCTCATCGACGCTTACATCGATGAACTGTCACGCAAATTGCCGGAGTGGGAGAATTTGCAAGTCTCAGTGGTTGCGGGGGCAGGATTTGAACCTGCGGCCTTCAGGTTATGA
- a CDS encoding IS91 family transposase → MVAGLEVADIFRRHGERYRLTHDAHLGRVERRVMSAIEMCRTARLGGHVQQCQDCDTLRIAYNSCRNRHCPKCQGQASRDWLAARQADLLPIGYFHVVFTVPQAIAAIAFQNKEAVYAILFRAVAETLRRLAADPRHLGAEIGFIAVLHSWGQNLQYHPHVHCIVPGGGLSVERSRWVAFRPNFFMPVRVLSRLFRRLFLEHLKQAFELGQLQFFGDIAGLADPAAFNRTLKAARRIEWVVYAKPPFAGPGQVLAYLGRYTHRIAISNSRLVSMDGDRVTFRWKDYRTGGVQKLMTLDAHEFIRRFLLHTVPDGFHRIRHYGLLANGHRQVKLDLCRRLLNVPPPEQQVEEPEAGPTPVAHRCPCCGGAMTIIGAWTPLQPVCRPAWDDSS, encoded by the coding sequence ATGGTGGCGGGACTGGAGGTGGCGGACATCTTTCGCCGCCACGGGGAACGATATCGTCTAACACACGACGCTCATCTCGGGCGTGTCGAACGTCGGGTCATGAGCGCCATCGAGATGTGCCGGACCGCGCGCCTCGGCGGCCATGTCCAGCAGTGCCAGGATTGTGACACGCTCCGCATCGCCTACAATTCGTGCCGCAACCGGCATTGCCCAAAATGCCAGGGACAGGCAAGCCGCGACTGGCTTGCAGCGCGGCAGGCAGACCTGCTACCGATCGGCTACTTCCACGTCGTGTTCACCGTGCCGCAAGCGATTGCGGCAATCGCCTTCCAGAACAAGGAGGCGGTCTATGCCATCCTGTTTCGCGCCGTCGCCGAGACGCTGCGCAGGCTTGCGGCCGATCCTAGACATCTCGGTGCCGAGATTGGCTTCATCGCGGTGCTGCACTCCTGGGGCCAGAACCTGCAGTATCACCCGCATGTCCATTGCATCGTGCCGGGCGGCGGATTGTCTGTCGAGCGATCCAGATGGGTTGCTTTCAGGCCAAACTTCTTCATGCCCGTGCGCGTTTTGTCCCGCCTGTTCCGGCGGCTGTTTCTCGAACACTTGAAGCAGGCCTTCGAGCTCGGCCAGCTTCAGTTCTTCGGCGACATTGCCGGCCTGGCTGATCCGGCTGCCTTCAATCGAACCCTTAAAGCGGCCCGCCGTATCGAATGGGTCGTCTATGCAAAACCACCATTTGCAGGACCCGGACAGGTGCTGGCCTATCTAGGTCGCTACACCCATCGCATCGCCATCTCCAATTCCCGCCTCGTCAGCATGGACGGTGACCGCGTCACCTTTCGATGGAAGGATTACCGAACCGGCGGCGTCCAGAAGCTGATGACACTCGATGCGCACGAGTTCATCCGTCGTTTCCTGCTGCACACCGTGCCGGACGGCTTCCATCGCATTCGACATTACGGTCTGCTTGCCAATGGTCATCGGCAAGTGAAGCTGGACCTGTGCCGAAGGCTGCTCAACGTCCCGCCGCCAGAACAGCAGGTCGAAGAACCGGAGGCAGGGCCAACACCTGTGGCACACCGATGCCCCTGTTGCGGTGGAGCCATGACAATCATAGGCGCGTGGACCCCACTCCAGCCTGTCTGCCGACCAGCATGGGACGACAGTTCATGA
- a CDS encoding tyrosine-type recombinase/integrase, protein MSKMSPLRRRMIEDMTIRNLSPATQRSYLHAVTKFSRYFGRSPDRLGLEDVRAFQVHLVSTGLSWPALNQTVCALRFFFGVTLGHDDIPERIAYPRTPSKLPTILNGDEIVRFLEAIPSLKTRAALTTAYAAGLRASETVSLKVGNIDSERGVISVEHGKGGKDRTVMLSAQLLGILRAYWKLARPQFWLFPGRDETMPISVQVLHSACRSARTAAGIDKRVTVHTLRHSFATHLLESGTDIRIIQVLLGHNNLSTTARYTKVSNRLIRSTTSPLDRLTLEVVPPG, encoded by the coding sequence ATGAGTAAGATGAGCCCTCTACGCCGGCGGATGATCGAGGACATGACAATCCGCAACCTGTCGCCGGCGACGCAGCGATCCTATTTGCATGCGGTGACGAAGTTCTCGCGCTATTTCGGGCGATCGCCAGACCGACTTGGACTGGAAGACGTGCGCGCCTTTCAGGTGCATCTGGTGTCGACGGGCCTGTCATGGCCGGCCTTGAACCAGACGGTCTGTGCGCTGCGGTTCTTCTTTGGCGTCACCCTTGGGCATGATGATATACCGGAGCGCATCGCCTATCCCCGTACGCCATCCAAGCTGCCGACGATATTGAATGGCGACGAGATCGTGCGCTTTCTCGAAGCGATACCAAGCCTGAAGACAAGAGCAGCACTGACGACGGCTTATGCGGCAGGGCTGCGCGCCTCAGAGACTGTCAGTCTTAAAGTCGGCAACATCGACAGTGAACGAGGTGTCATCAGCGTCGAGCATGGCAAGGGCGGCAAGGACCGAACCGTGATGCTCTCGGCACAGTTACTGGGCATCCTTCGCGCTTATTGGAAACTAGCACGACCGCAGTTCTGGCTGTTTCCGGGCAGGGACGAGACTATGCCGATCAGTGTCCAAGTCTTGCACTCGGCCTGCCGTTCGGCGCGGACTGCCGCTGGCATCGACAAACGGGTGACGGTGCATACACTTCGTCACAGCTTTGCCACCCATCTTCTGGAAAGCGGAACCGATATTCGGATCATCCAGGTTCTCCTCGGCCACAACAATCTGTCCACCACGGCCCGCTACACGAAGGTTTCCAATCGGCTGATCCGCAGCACGACCAGCCCCCTCGACCGCCTGACGCTGGAGGTGGTGCCGCCGGGCTGA